The proteins below come from a single Mycobacterium parmense genomic window:
- a CDS encoding enoyl-CoA hydratase — protein MFAGWGAARRARYLSRVSLVLMEHPRPGVALITLNRPERMNSMAFDVMVPLKQALETVTYDNSVRVVVLTGAGRGFSSGADHKSAGTVPNVDGLTRPTYALRSMELLDDVILALRRLHQPVIAAVNGAAIGGGLCLALAADIRVASTGAYFRAAGINNGLTASELGLSYLLPRAIGSSRAFEIMLTGRDVTAEEAERIGLVSCQVPEEQLLDTCYAIAARMAAFSRPGIELTKRTLWSGLDAGSLEGHMQAEGLGQLFVRLLTANFEEAVAARAERRPAVFTDDKQATEDK, from the coding sequence ATGTTCGCTGGGTGGGGCGCCGCGCGGCGGGCGCGTTACCTTTCACGGGTGAGTTTGGTACTGATGGAGCACCCGCGCCCGGGCGTCGCGCTGATAACCCTCAATCGGCCCGAGCGAATGAATTCAATGGCGTTCGACGTCATGGTCCCGCTCAAACAGGCACTCGAGACCGTCACGTACGACAATTCCGTGCGGGTGGTGGTCTTGACCGGGGCGGGCAGAGGGTTCTCCTCCGGTGCGGATCACAAGTCCGCGGGCACGGTGCCCAACGTCGACGGGCTGACCCGCCCGACGTACGCGCTGCGCTCCATGGAGTTGCTCGACGACGTCATCCTGGCGCTGCGGCGGCTGCACCAGCCGGTGATCGCGGCGGTCAACGGCGCGGCCATCGGCGGCGGGCTGTGCCTGGCGCTGGCCGCCGACATCCGGGTGGCATCGACCGGCGCCTACTTCCGGGCGGCGGGCATCAACAACGGGCTGACCGCCAGCGAGTTGGGGCTGAGCTACCTGCTGCCCCGGGCCATCGGTTCGTCGCGCGCCTTCGAGATCATGCTGACCGGTCGCGACGTCACCGCCGAGGAGGCCGAGCGGATCGGGCTGGTGTCGTGTCAGGTGCCCGAAGAGCAGCTGCTGGACACCTGTTACGCCATCGCCGCGCGGATGGCGGCCTTCTCGCGGCCGGGCATCGAGTTGACCAAACGCACCCTGTGGAGTGGACTGGACGCCGGTAGCCTGGAGGGGCACATGCAAGCCGAAGGCTTGGGCCAGCTTTTCGTCCGACTGCTCACCGCCAACTTCGAAGAAGCGGTTGCCGCGCGCGCAGAACGCCGACCAGCGGTCTTCACGGACGACAAACAAGCCACGGAAGACAAATAA